A DNA window from Candidatus Thermoplasmatota archaeon contains the following coding sequences:
- a CDS encoding VIT1/CCC1 transporter family protein — MTREPRTLEELQRTHRPPPVSRLRIPRAEADEQSAVRNYVRDLILGFSDGLVSVYAAVAGVAAAVLARDDTASVLVAGLAFGVAGALSMGLGEYLSTKSQAEYYAAEAAREREHIRKYRDLEEQEVREMLSKKGYPADVVETLTRAIVEDEDRFVDFMMREEFGVGEESGRSPWIAMGLVMVAFVVGAVFPVAPFAFPIGVANALGLASVLSVAALFAAGAVKGGVSGLKWWKQGAEMTLIGVAAAAVTFAVGYVVGGVAF, encoded by the coding sequence GTGACCCGCGAGCCCCGCACGCTCGAGGAGCTGCAGCGCACCCACCGGCCGCCGCCCGTCTCGCGCCTGCGGATCCCCCGCGCGGAGGCCGACGAGCAGTCGGCCGTCCGCAACTACGTCCGCGACCTCATCCTCGGCTTCTCGGACGGCCTCGTCTCCGTCTATGCCGCCGTCGCGGGCGTCGCGGCCGCCGTGCTCGCGCGCGACGACACCGCAAGCGTCCTCGTCGCGGGTCTCGCCTTCGGCGTCGCGGGCGCGCTCTCGATGGGCCTCGGCGAGTATCTCTCCACGAAATCGCAGGCCGAATACTACGCGGCGGAGGCCGCGCGCGAACGCGAGCACATCCGCAAGTACCGCGACCTCGAGGAGCAGGAGGTCCGCGAGATGCTGTCGAAGAAAGGCTATCCCGCGGACGTCGTCGAGACGCTCACGCGCGCGATCGTCGAGGACGAGGACCGGTTCGTGGACTTCATGATGCGCGAGGAGTTCGGCGTCGGCGAGGAGTCCGGCCGAAGCCCATGGATCGCGATGGGGCTCGTGATGGTCGCGTTCGTCGTGGGCGCCGTCTTCCCCGTGGCTCCGTTCGCCTTCCCGATCGGCGTCGCGAACGCGCTCGGGCTCGCGTCCGTCCTGAGCGTCGCCGCGCTCTTCGCCGCGGGCGCCGTGAAGGGCGGCGTATCGGGGCTCAAGTGGTGGAAGCAGGGCGCCGAGATGACGCTCATCGGCGTCGCGGCCGCCGCGGTCACGTTCGCGGTCGGCTACGTCGTGGGCGGCGTCGCGTTCTGA
- a CDS encoding enoyl-CoA hydratase-related protein, whose product MTLKATAASGVLTLALARPEARNALSPDLVAALLDALSRAAADDAARVVVLAAEGSVFCAGGDAKDMAARKGDPLATKTRQERGFGALARALLTFPKPTVARVQGDALGAGLGLVLACDFAVVADHARLGATFAKMALAPDTGASWTLPRIVGLRAARELVLSAEPIDARRAFALGLASDVVPAADLDARVAALAGRLAEGPTRAYGLAKRALLSGAGSGLDEALALEATLQALAFTTRDQAEAVDAFLAKRTPRFEGR is encoded by the coding sequence GTGACGCTCAAGGCGACGGCCGCGAGCGGCGTCCTCACGCTCGCGCTTGCGCGTCCCGAAGCGCGCAACGCGCTTTCGCCCGACCTCGTCGCGGCGCTCCTCGACGCGCTCTCGCGCGCGGCCGCCGACGACGCCGCTCGCGTCGTGGTCCTCGCCGCCGAAGGCAGCGTCTTCTGCGCGGGCGGCGACGCAAAGGACATGGCCGCGCGCAAGGGCGACCCTCTCGCGACGAAGACGCGGCAGGAACGCGGCTTCGGAGCCCTTGCCCGCGCCCTTCTGACCTTCCCCAAGCCGACCGTCGCGCGCGTCCAGGGCGACGCCCTCGGCGCGGGTCTCGGGCTCGTCCTCGCGTGCGACTTCGCGGTCGTCGCCGATCATGCGCGCCTGGGGGCCACGTTCGCGAAGATGGCGCTCGCTCCGGACACGGGCGCGTCGTGGACCCTCCCCCGCATCGTGGGCCTGCGCGCCGCGCGCGAGCTCGTCCTCTCCGCGGAACCCATCGACGCGCGCCGCGCCTTCGCCCTCGGCCTCGCGAGCGACGTCGTTCCCGCGGCCGACCTCGACGCTCGCGTCGCCGCGCTCGCCGGACGACTCGCGGAGGGTCCCACGCGCGCGTACGGCCTCGCGAAGCGCGCGCTCCTCTCGGGCGCCGGCTCCGGCCTCGACGAGGCGCTCGCGCTCGAGGCGACGCTCCAGGCGCTCGCGTTCACGACACGCGACCAGGCGGAAGCGGTGGACGCCTTCCTCGCGAAGCGGACGCCCCGCTTCGAAGGGCGCTGA
- a CDS encoding enoyl-CoA hydratase-related protein, whose protein sequence is MEYLVLAERQGPVLLLTLNRPDKRNALSAALRQAIIDALAKDRLDAETRVVVVTGAGKAFAAGADLDELAVRSVAEQRAFISPPHVYEAVARHPKPVIAAVNGLALGAGCELAMACDVRVASSAAKFGQPEINLGIIPGAGGTQRLARLVGRGRAARLVLTGDAIDAATAERWGLADEVVEPEALLARAMELANGMAAKSPVALRLAKEAVRAAEELPLEAGLAREIDLFTLAFASEDAREGIEAFRAKRTPAWKGR, encoded by the coding sequence ATGGAATACCTTGTCCTCGCCGAGCGCCAGGGGCCCGTCCTCCTCCTCACCCTGAACCGCCCGGACAAGCGTAACGCGCTCAGCGCCGCGCTCCGGCAGGCGATCATCGACGCGCTCGCGAAGGACCGCCTCGACGCCGAGACGCGGGTCGTCGTCGTGACGGGCGCGGGCAAGGCGTTCGCGGCGGGCGCGGACCTCGACGAGCTGGCCGTGCGCAGCGTCGCCGAGCAGCGCGCCTTCATCTCGCCGCCGCACGTGTACGAGGCCGTCGCGCGCCACCCGAAGCCCGTGATCGCCGCCGTGAACGGCCTCGCGCTCGGCGCGGGGTGCGAGCTCGCGATGGCATGCGACGTGCGCGTCGCTTCATCGGCCGCGAAGTTCGGGCAGCCGGAGATCAACCTCGGCATCATCCCGGGCGCGGGCGGCACGCAGCGCCTCGCGCGCCTGGTCGGCCGCGGCCGCGCGGCGCGCCTCGTCCTCACGGGCGACGCGATCGATGCCGCGACGGCCGAGCGGTGGGGCCTCGCGGACGAGGTCGTCGAGCCGGAGGCGCTCCTCGCGCGCGCGATGGAGCTCGCGAACGGGATGGCCGCGAAGAGCCCCGTCGCGCTGCGCCTCGCGAAGGAGGCCGTGCGCGCGGCGGAGGAGCTGCCCCTCGAGGCGGGCCTCGCGCGCGAGATCGACCTGTTCACGCTCGCCTTCGCGAGCGAGGACGCGCGCGAAGGGATCGAGGCCTTCCGCGCGAAGCGGACGCCCGCGTGGAAAGGGCGTTGA
- a CDS encoding 3-hydroxyacyl-CoA dehydrogenase family protein codes for MRVAVLGAGTMGHGIAQAAAQAGAEVALRDVEPAAVERGLSGIRRFLEKGVEKGKIMATDRDAALARIRGTTDLASALREADLVIEAVPEKLDLKRRVFAEVVDLAPEGSTLATNTSSLSIAAIAEALPEKDRGRVVGMHFFNPVPIMKLVEVVRGPESSDDSVETALDLARSMGKEPIVVRDAPGFATSRLGVAIGLEAIRMLEEDVASAEDIDRAMVLGYNHPMGPLRLTDLVGLDVRLGIAEYLAKELGPRFEPPALLRRMVEDGHLGQKSGRGFYAWK; via the coding sequence CTGCGGGTCGCGGTCCTGGGCGCGGGAACGATGGGTCACGGGATCGCGCAGGCGGCGGCGCAGGCGGGGGCCGAGGTGGCGCTGCGGGACGTGGAGCCCGCGGCGGTGGAGCGCGGTCTCTCCGGCATCCGGCGCTTCCTCGAGAAGGGCGTCGAGAAGGGGAAGATCATGGCGACCGACCGCGACGCGGCGCTCGCGCGCATCCGCGGGACGACGGACCTCGCCTCGGCCCTGCGGGAAGCGGACCTCGTGATCGAGGCGGTGCCGGAGAAGCTCGACCTCAAGCGGCGCGTCTTCGCGGAGGTGGTGGACCTCGCGCCCGAGGGATCGACCCTCGCGACGAACACATCGTCGCTCTCGATCGCCGCGATCGCGGAGGCTCTTCCGGAAAAGGACCGCGGCCGCGTCGTGGGGATGCACTTCTTCAACCCGGTCCCGATCATGAAGCTCGTTGAGGTCGTGCGGGGTCCCGAGTCGTCCGACGACTCGGTCGAGACGGCCCTCGACCTCGCGCGCTCGATGGGAAAGGAGCCGATCGTCGTGCGCGACGCGCCGGGCTTCGCGACGTCGCGCCTCGGCGTCGCGATCGGCCTCGAGGCGATCCGCATGCTCGAGGAGGACGTCGCAAGCGCGGAGGACATCGACCGCGCGATGGTGCTCGGCTACAACCACCCGATGGGGCCGCTCCGCCTCACGGACCTCGTGGGCCTCGACGTGCGCCTCGGGATCGCGGAGTACCTCGCGAAGGAGCTGGGCCCGCGTTTCGAGCCGCCCGCGCTCCTGCGCCGCATGGTCGAGGACGGCCATCTGGGCCAGAAATCGGGCCGCGGGTTCTACGCGTGGAAGTGA
- a CDS encoding zinc ribbon domain-containing protein, which translates to MADESPMTYCSACGQLLAQDALHCQRCGAPVAGVAKPALTGERPISQAIAIVALLLNILVWPGLGSLVVGEKVGWSQGFLFLIGLIGSLVLIGIPFAIGAWIWGLVTGVRLLERAAAQERAARGTA; encoded by the coding sequence GTGGCGGACGAGAGCCCCATGACGTACTGCAGCGCATGCGGACAGCTCCTCGCCCAGGACGCCCTCCATTGCCAACGCTGCGGCGCGCCCGTCGCGGGCGTCGCAAAGCCGGCGCTCACCGGCGAGCGTCCGATCTCGCAGGCGATCGCGATCGTCGCGCTCCTCCTCAACATCCTCGTGTGGCCTGGCCTCGGCTCGCTCGTCGTCGGCGAGAAGGTCGGTTGGTCGCAGGGCTTCCTCTTCCTCATCGGCCTCATCGGTTCCCTCGTCCTCATCGGCATCCCATTCGCGATCGGCGCCTGGATCTGGGGCCTCGTGACGGGCGTCCGGCTCCTCGAACGCGCGGCGGCCCAGGAACGCGCCGCCCGCGGCACCGCGTGA
- a CDS encoding AI-2E family transporter has product MDRRAWAFLAATAAAFAFLGLVVVEPYAVYVLLGLIVGYFARGPARALGARTGWPRLSAGAVAVLIVTLVVLPLAVVVAVLADDAVAIARAVQDLGLDAYVAGELARFGLDEARSREAALALTSRLEGALADLAPSLLSVLASIGIGAFIFGLVTYYTSLQWESLRDLVLRVMPLPDGTKADLRREVRDVVRAVVLGNFAVGLTQGGAAGLAWWLAGYPQPLLATFFMVIVGMIPYVGPVIFLGPAAVWSIFTGDVLTGVVVLAYTLFIVGFVDNVTLLYVVGKAGKRLHPGLVFVGILGGLEAFGLAGFIVGPLILGLAAVLLEAVARERERRQNATPPTT; this is encoded by the coding sequence ATGGATCGGCGAGCTTGGGCCTTCCTCGCCGCGACCGCGGCCGCCTTCGCGTTCCTCGGCCTCGTCGTCGTGGAGCCGTACGCCGTGTACGTGCTCCTCGGCCTCATCGTCGGCTATTTCGCGCGCGGCCCCGCTCGCGCGCTCGGCGCGCGCACGGGGTGGCCGCGCCTCTCGGCGGGCGCCGTGGCGGTGCTCATCGTCACGCTCGTCGTCCTTCCCCTCGCGGTCGTCGTCGCCGTGCTCGCGGACGACGCCGTCGCGATCGCCCGCGCCGTGCAGGACCTGGGGCTCGACGCCTACGTCGCGGGGGAGCTCGCGCGCTTCGGCCTCGACGAGGCCCGCTCGCGCGAGGCCGCGCTCGCCTTGACCTCGCGCCTCGAGGGGGCGCTCGCGGACCTCGCGCCCTCGCTGCTTTCGGTCCTCGCCTCCATCGGCATCGGGGCGTTCATCTTCGGCCTCGTGACCTATTACACGAGCCTCCAGTGGGAATCGCTGCGGGATCTCGTCTTGCGCGTCATGCCCCTCCCCGACGGCACGAAGGCCGACCTCCGCCGCGAGGTCCGCGACGTGGTCCGGGCGGTCGTGCTCGGGAACTTCGCCGTCGGGCTCACGCAGGGCGGCGCCGCGGGGCTCGCCTGGTGGCTTGCGGGGTACCCGCAGCCGCTCCTCGCGACGTTCTTCATGGTCATCGTGGGGATGATCCCCTACGTCGGACCCGTCATCTTCCTCGGGCCCGCCGCCGTGTGGTCCATCTTCACGGGCGACGTCCTGACGGGCGTCGTCGTCCTCGCCTACACGCTCTTCATCGTGGGGTTCGTGGACAACGTGACGCTGCTCTACGTCGTCGGCAAGGCCGGCAAGCGACTCCATCCGGGCCTCGTCTTCGTCGGCATCCTCGGCGGGCTCGAAGCCTTCGGGCTCGCGGGATTCATCGTGGGGCCGCTCATCCTGGGCCTCGCGGCCGTTCTCCTCGAAGCCGTCGCGCGCGAGCGCGAACGGCGTCAGAACGCGACGCCGCCCACGACGTAG